A section of the Virgibacillus sp. NKC19-3 genome encodes:
- a CDS encoding thiolase family protein — MKQAVIVDSIRTPIGKLGGTLVNETADYLASHVIEALTERVNLDKGSVDEVILGQAKQSSDASNVARVAMLRAGIPTKVPGYTLHRQCGSGLQSINSAAQQIQLGLSDIIIAGGTESLSTAPYYVSGVRFGVKSGDVSMRDPNTASQPGSQPKEDYGDLNMGLTAENVAEKYNISRQEQDEFALRSQQNVKNAIENSYFENEISPYSVKTRKGKIEFKVDEHPRETTIEKLTKLNSVFKKDGTVTAGNASGRNDGASALLVMSEDEAVNSGYRPKARILAQASAGVDPKLMGMGPVCATRKALKQTNLSIEDLDIIELNEAFAAQSIACINELGLNREMVNPNGGAIAMGHPIGATGAILMTKLLHEMERTGKKYGLVTLCIAGGMGIATIVENMQV, encoded by the coding sequence TTGAAACAAGCAGTAATAGTTGATTCCATCCGTACTCCCATTGGGAAGCTTGGAGGGACACTGGTGAATGAAACAGCGGACTATCTCGCATCACATGTTATTGAAGCACTCACCGAACGGGTGAATTTAGATAAAGGCTCTGTGGATGAAGTGATTTTAGGACAGGCAAAACAGAGTTCTGATGCTTCAAATGTTGCCCGCGTAGCAATGTTGCGTGCAGGAATCCCTACAAAAGTTCCAGGATATACACTGCATAGACAATGTGGCTCTGGCCTCCAATCAATCAACTCAGCAGCACAGCAAATTCAGCTCGGGCTAAGTGATATTATCATTGCTGGTGGAACTGAGTCTTTGAGCACGGCGCCTTATTATGTAAGCGGCGTACGTTTTGGAGTGAAATCAGGAGATGTCTCAATGAGGGATCCTAATACTGCAAGTCAGCCAGGTTCTCAACCAAAAGAAGATTATGGGGACTTGAATATGGGATTAACTGCAGAAAACGTAGCTGAAAAATATAATATTTCAAGACAAGAACAGGATGAATTTGCTTTACGAAGTCAGCAAAATGTCAAAAATGCCATAGAAAATAGTTATTTTGAAAATGAGATTTCCCCTTACTCCGTAAAAACAAGAAAAGGCAAAATTGAGTTTAAGGTGGATGAACATCCAAGAGAAACAACTATTGAAAAGCTGACTAAATTAAACTCTGTATTTAAAAAAGATGGCACTGTAACTGCTGGTAATGCAAGTGGTCGAAACGATGGCGCATCTGCCTTACTTGTTATGTCAGAAGATGAGGCTGTGAATTCTGGGTACCGACCTAAAGCTCGAATTCTAGCACAAGCATCTGCAGGGGTGGATCCCAAACTGATGGGAATGGGTCCTGTCTGTGCAACACGTAAAGCACTAAAACAAACTAATTTATCAATTGAGGATCTTGATATTATTGAATTGAATGAAGCCTTTGCAGCCCAATCCATAGCCTGCATAAATGAACTCGGATTGAATCGTGAAATGGTGAACCCAAACGGCGGAGCCATTGCTATGGGACACCCAATCGGTGCAACCGGAGCGATTCTAATGACAAAATTGCTTCATGAAATGGAGCGTACCGGCAAAAAATATGGCTTGGTTACATTGTGTATAGCAGGCGGAATGGGTATAGCTACTATAGTGGAGAACATGCAAGTTTAA
- a CDS encoding 3-oxoacid CoA-transferase subunit B, producing the protein MTANLDKKEMQHMIAKRVAKELEGPLIVNLGIGIPTLIPEYLDDNEIHLHTENGLLGVTDVKTENINPNLVNAGKLPVGEAVGASFFNSSDSFAMIRGGHVDVAILGALQVNQQGVIANWAIPGKNIIGVGGAMDLLVGAKNVFVTMSHTSKDGSSKILKECTYPITSTRSVSMIITDLAVFEVIDKKLKLIEIMPGSSIEEIQEKTDAEFEDNTN; encoded by the coding sequence ATGACAGCTAACTTAGATAAAAAGGAAATGCAGCATATGATTGCTAAGCGGGTTGCAAAAGAATTGGAAGGTCCATTGATTGTGAATTTGGGAATTGGTATCCCGACTCTAATACCGGAATATTTGGATGATAATGAGATTCATCTTCATACGGAAAATGGTTTACTTGGAGTTACAGATGTGAAGACAGAAAATATTAATCCTAATCTAGTGAATGCAGGAAAACTGCCAGTCGGCGAAGCTGTTGGGGCATCCTTTTTTAATAGTTCCGATTCGTTTGCAATGATTCGTGGCGGTCATGTGGATGTAGCCATTTTAGGTGCGCTACAGGTGAATCAACAAGGTGTTATTGCCAATTGGGCCATCCCCGGTAAAAATATTATTGGTGTTGGAGGCGCAATGGATTTACTTGTTGGTGCTAAAAATGTGTTTGTAACAATGAGCCATACATCAAAGGACGGCTCCAGTAAAATTTTGAAAGAATGCACCTACCCAATCACGTCAACCCGGAGTGTTAGTATGATTATAACAGATTTGGCGGTATTTGAGGTAATTGATAAGAAACTGAAACTGATTGAAATCATGCCTGGATCAAGTATTGAGGAAATTCAGGAAAAGACAGATGCGGAATTTGAGGACAACACAAATTAA
- a CDS encoding carboxymuconolactone decarboxylase family protein, translated as MSDGLAYFKQVYDQVPGWVQKMHDYSPEVLDYYTDIRGKIMQDGPVLSRKEKDALIGSINAARLYPRSMVYHTKGAIEHGLSLPELVEYFLTAYWYKGIKALSVGIEAIAYALELKGVKVDFPDQKPQRIESIFQVILDWLQDEDTSFIESVSEAVKSNDKRQIQEMILDYGHVSDKLKYLNMVGNYIVDLRGEAALPWIEKARKIGVKEEELANLGYICILTAGIPTWFEISEAL; from the coding sequence ATGAGCGATGGTTTGGCTTATTTTAAACAAGTCTATGATCAGGTGCCGGGATGGGTGCAGAAAATGCACGATTATAGCCCAGAAGTGCTTGATTATTATACGGATATACGCGGGAAGATTATGCAAGATGGCCCGGTCTTATCCCGGAAAGAAAAGGATGCTTTAATTGGCAGTATAAATGCTGCCCGATTGTACCCACGCAGCATGGTTTACCATACCAAGGGTGCAATAGAACATGGTCTAAGCTTGCCAGAGCTAGTGGAATATTTCTTGACAGCCTATTGGTATAAAGGAATAAAAGCATTAAGCGTGGGAATAGAAGCTATTGCGTACGCGTTGGAACTAAAAGGTGTAAAGGTTGATTTTCCAGATCAAAAGCCACAAAGAATTGAGAGCATTTTCCAAGTCATCCTAGATTGGCTTCAGGATGAGGATACCAGTTTTATAGAAAGTGTGTCTGAAGCTGTGAAATCAAATGATAAGCGACAAATTCAGGAAATGATTCTCGATTACGGCCATGTTTCAGATAAGCTAAAGTACCTGAATATGGTTGGAAACTATATTGTTGATTTAAGAGGAGAAGCAGCCTTGCCATGGATTGAAAAGGCACGCAAAATCGGTGTTAAAGAAGAAGAACTAGCTAATCTCGGCTATATTTGCATTTTGACAGCGGGGATACCGACATGGTTCGAAATCAGTGAAGCATTGTAA
- a CDS encoding alpha/beta fold hydrolase → MAFYKKIINGKMIQVTDYPGKKDPIIAIHGLTGTYKNMHYYAEKFKGDYRFIAVDLRGRGNSDALDANPSIFKHADDIIGLVEVLAIGNPILMGHSMGAFISAIFASKMDSVKGVILLDGAAKMSERQRDIVKPSLERLSKLYVSKEQYVGEIKDIYLNLGITWSEPLKNAVEYEVEQVGNHWENKSNQAAINADFESFYTFNPEQVCSQIYCPMLLVYAEGNIGSMSPLFYLKDYNETRKYTKQLETVISDCNHYTMVSEKRDYINREIDSFLKRRVS, encoded by the coding sequence ATGGCATTCTATAAAAAAATAATCAATGGAAAAATGATTCAAGTTACTGATTATCCAGGTAAAAAGGACCCCATTATTGCGATTCACGGATTAACAGGAACGTATAAAAATATGCATTATTATGCGGAAAAATTCAAAGGTGATTACCGTTTCATTGCTGTGGATCTGCGCGGTCGAGGTAATAGTGATGCACTTGACGCAAATCCATCCATTTTCAAGCATGCAGACGACATTATCGGCTTAGTTGAAGTTCTAGCTATTGGCAATCCGATTCTTATGGGTCATTCGATGGGTGCCTTTATTTCGGCCATATTTGCCAGCAAAATGGATTCTGTAAAAGGTGTTATCTTACTGGATGGTGCTGCGAAGATGTCAGAACGTCAACGGGATATCGTTAAACCGTCCCTTGAAAGATTGAGCAAGCTATACGTGTCAAAAGAACAGTACGTGGGAGAAATCAAAGACATTTATTTAAATCTAGGAATCACTTGGAGTGAACCCTTAAAAAATGCCGTTGAATATGAAGTGGAACAGGTAGGAAACCACTGGGAAAACAAATCGAACCAAGCGGCAATTAACGCTGATTTTGAAAGCTTTTATACGTTTAATCCTGAACAGGTCTGTTCTCAAATATACTGCCCAATGTTGCTTGTCTATGCAGAAGGCAATATTGGATCGATGTCACCGCTGTTTTACTTGAAAGATTACAATGAAACCAGGAAGTATACGAAACAGTTGGAAACGGTTATTTCTGATTGCAATCATTATACAATGGTCTCTGAAAAACGAGATTACATTAATAGGGAAATAGACTCGTTTCTAAAAAGGCGGGTGAGCTAA
- a CDS encoding carboxymuconolactone decarboxylase family protein: protein MSELAEILTPCILSRGIPAWFEGIKAIQYAKKYSNSNEMADSEQSYEVGDFQNVEEVIAYFKEEAGDVKADWVDIMKRNAPDVLRQYGNLRTSILKDGIVPRKLKELVLVGINVAERYEKGIALHVNSAKKLGASDQ, encoded by the coding sequence ATGTCTGAGTTAGCTGAAATTCTTACTCCATGTATTTTATCAAGGGGTATCCCGGCATGGTTTGAAGGTATTAAGGCTATTCAATATGCAAAGAAATATAGCAACAGTAATGAAATGGCAGATTCAGAACAATCATATGAGGTGGGTGATTTCCAGAACGTGGAAGAAGTGATTGCCTATTTTAAAGAAGAAGCCGGTGATGTGAAGGCCGATTGGGTTGATATTATGAAAAGAAATGCTCCTGATGTTTTAAGGCAATACGGAAATTTAAGGACTTCGATTTTAAAGGATGGAATCGTTCCGAGGAAATTAAAGGAATTGGTACTTGTTGGCATTAATGTGGCAGAACGGTATGAGAAAGGAATTGCACTTCATGTTAATTCAGCAAAGAAGCTAGGGGCAAGTGATCAATAA
- a CDS encoding carboxymuconolactone decarboxylase family protein — MAYLKDIYGEIPEWVQKMNDYHPKVLEYYTNLWNEVMKEENISKKEKELILVGINAARRYEKDLLNHAKRAINLGANV, encoded by the coding sequence ATGGCCTATTTAAAAGATATCTACGGGGAAATTCCTGAATGGGTGCAAAAAATGAATGATTACCATCCGAAGGTGCTTGAGTATTATACAAATCTATGGAATGAAGTAATGAAAGAGGAAAATATTTCTAAAAAGGAAAAAGAATTAATACTTGTTGGTATAAATGCCGCACGCCGGTATGAAAAAGACCTATTGAATCATGCAAAAAGAGCCATTAATTTAGGAGCAAATGTCTGA
- a CDS encoding cyclase family protein: MKLIDLTLELYDGLQSFKSHPPFEIKEHSTFENSGHRYISPCKGFESRLITFSDHSGTHIDAPVHFIEGGETASDMTLDNTMGEAVFLDVSDFKSQDEAVTDAMMKSAEEKQGIQVRENDIVLVRTRKGTWGDENFDEAKSFAKSAGEWLTNKKVKTVGLDLPNIDVNDNMKREVHMEVLGKNMYIVENLINLEKLPKQRRFQFQALPIKMKNATASPVRAIAFVDEF, from the coding sequence ATGAAACTCATTGATCTAACGTTGGAACTTTATGACGGACTGCAATCGTTTAAGAGTCATCCACCTTTTGAAATAAAGGAACATTCGACATTTGAAAATTCCGGGCATCGTTATATTTCGCCATGTAAGGGATTCGAATCACGATTGATCACCTTCTCTGACCATAGCGGCACCCATATTGATGCACCTGTTCATTTTATTGAAGGTGGTGAAACAGCTAGTGATATGACACTGGATAATACAATGGGAGAAGCTGTATTCTTGGATGTATCTGACTTTAAAAGCCAGGATGAGGCAGTTACTGATGCGATGATGAAAAGTGCGGAAGAGAAACAAGGAATTCAAGTTCGAGAAAACGATATTGTCCTTGTCCGCACACGAAAGGGCACATGGGGAGATGAAAATTTTGATGAAGCTAAATCATTTGCTAAAAGTGCCGGAGAATGGCTGACAAACAAGAAAGTGAAAACTGTTGGGCTTGATCTGCCCAATATTGATGTAAATGACAATATGAAGCGTGAAGTTCATATGGAAGTGCTTGGAAAAAATATGTACATTGTAGAAAACCTTATAAACCTTGAAAAATTGCCGAAACAAAGGCGATTTCAATTTCAAGCGTTGCCAATAAAAATGAAAAATGCTACCGCGTCACCGGTGCGAGCAATTGCCTTTGTGGATGAATTTTAA
- a CDS encoding zinc-dependent alcohol dehydrogenase — translation MKAVMKYNEAPYELSIKELPKPSVQNGEVLVNVSSVGICGSDVHMYAGHAGYDWIPYPLTLGHEITGTVVETSHNTLQGQRVVINPYVPCGECEYCKRGEENRCDNNNFFVSKRAPLSLQYGFRQNGGMAEFIAVPEKNVVPISDDVSDNVAAVSEAIAVGLTAVDKAGTIAGKKVIIFGPGPIGLSVASLLVGLRAENIIMAGVPGDEKRLEKAEEIGVHHTLVTSDNLVNDLLGWNNGYDVVFDCSGHHSVPGNAAKVLKKGGQLVLVGISTNTFSLEMDQIVRGEIQVRGSYGITWDTFKRTLEYATDDAFPFERLVTGSYGIERAKEAFDAAMDKAAGKIVLKMNA, via the coding sequence ATGAAAGCAGTTATGAAATATAATGAAGCACCTTACGAGTTGTCGATAAAAGAATTACCGAAACCATCAGTTCAGAATGGGGAAGTTTTAGTTAACGTGAGCAGTGTCGGTATTTGTGGCAGTGACGTGCATATGTACGCCGGTCACGCAGGTTATGATTGGATTCCTTACCCACTCACCTTAGGCCATGAGATTACCGGAACTGTTGTCGAAACAAGTCATAACACCTTGCAAGGACAAAGGGTTGTCATAAATCCGTATGTCCCTTGTGGTGAATGTGAATATTGTAAGCGTGGGGAAGAAAATCGATGTGATAATAATAATTTCTTTGTGTCCAAAAGAGCACCATTATCGTTGCAATATGGATTTAGACAAAATGGAGGGATGGCAGAATTTATCGCTGTTCCGGAAAAGAACGTAGTCCCTATTTCAGATGACGTTTCGGACAATGTCGCTGCTGTATCAGAAGCAATAGCTGTTGGGCTGACGGCAGTTGATAAAGCGGGGACAATAGCTGGTAAAAAAGTAATTATTTTTGGACCTGGACCAATCGGGTTAAGTGTAGCAAGCCTATTAGTTGGTTTAAGGGCAGAGAACATTATCATGGCAGGTGTTCCAGGTGACGAAAAACGGCTTGAAAAAGCTGAAGAAATAGGCGTACATCATACACTTGTGACATCTGATAATCTCGTTAATGATTTACTGGGCTGGAATAACGGCTATGACGTGGTATTTGACTGTTCCGGCCATCATTCGGTTCCGGGAAACGCAGCAAAGGTGCTGAAAAAAGGTGGTCAACTTGTATTAGTTGGTATTTCCACCAATACATTCTCGCTTGAAATGGATCAGATTGTGAGAGGTGAGATACAAGTTCGAGGAAGCTATGGTATTACTTGGGATACATTCAAACGAACACTCGAATATGCAACTGACGACGCCTTTCCGTTTGAGAGGCTTGTGACAGGAAGTTATGGTATTGAACGTGCGAAAGAAGCGTTTGATGCGGCAATGGATAAAGCTGCCGGTAAGATTGTGTTGAAGATGAATGCATAA
- a CDS encoding short-chain fatty acid transporter, which yields MTNFFTSMVNKYLPDPFVIAIGLTIVAIFLAMTIQGSGFLETTSYWGDGFWDLLDFTMQMALVLLTGYVLAKTPTVDKGIDKSISGIKRPTTAIITATLFGGIGSLLNWGFGLIIGGIVAQKLAIKVRGVHYPLIIAAGYSGFALYGSGISGTVPVTIATPGHFLEEQIGVVPMSETIFSLPMIISTLVILITLPILNARLHPKNKDDIIEIDPKIVKEVESEGMAETASTEEKTFASRMNNSRIIGVSIGILGMIYVITHFIQGGSLGLNTVNFTMLFLGILLMGTPAHYLSAVSDGIKTVAGIVLQYPFYAGIMGILVGSGLITAFSSWFVSISTEATLPFWSLISAFVVNILAPSGGGQWAVQGPIMVEAAQNLGASIQQTSMAVMLGDAWNNMVQPFWILPVLAISKLPLKAVMGYMVVIMLWLGVVHCTIFLLWGFLG from the coding sequence ATGACAAACTTTTTTACAAGTATGGTTAATAAGTACCTGCCTGATCCATTTGTAATTGCCATCGGATTAACAATCGTAGCTATCTTTTTGGCTATGACTATACAAGGATCTGGATTTCTCGAAACAACTTCATATTGGGGCGACGGATTTTGGGATTTGTTAGATTTTACGATGCAAATGGCATTGGTTTTATTGACAGGTTATGTTTTAGCCAAAACACCAACAGTTGATAAAGGCATCGATAAATCAATATCAGGTATCAAAAGACCAACGACTGCTATCATCACAGCCACATTATTCGGTGGCATCGGAAGTCTATTAAACTGGGGATTTGGCTTGATTATTGGTGGTATTGTTGCACAAAAACTCGCAATAAAGGTTAGAGGTGTACACTATCCGTTGATTATCGCTGCGGGATATAGTGGATTTGCCCTATATGGATCAGGTATATCTGGTACAGTTCCAGTAACAATCGCTACACCTGGTCATTTTCTGGAAGAGCAAATTGGAGTTGTACCGATGAGTGAAACCATTTTCTCTCTACCTATGATTATATCAACACTGGTCATTCTCATTACACTGCCGATTTTAAATGCCAGACTTCACCCAAAGAACAAGGATGACATCATCGAGATCGATCCTAAAATTGTAAAAGAAGTTGAATCTGAAGGTATGGCAGAGACTGCGAGTACAGAAGAAAAAACATTTGCCAGCCGCATGAATAACAGCAGGATAATTGGTGTAAGCATTGGTATCTTAGGCATGATTTATGTTATAACCCATTTTATTCAAGGTGGTTCTTTAGGTCTAAACACCGTTAACTTTACGATGCTTTTTCTAGGCATCTTATTAATGGGAACGCCAGCTCACTATTTGTCTGCGGTATCTGATGGTATTAAGACAGTTGCAGGTATCGTCCTACAATATCCATTTTATGCTGGTATTATGGGTATTTTAGTTGGGTCTGGTTTAATTACGGCGTTTTCAAGTTGGTTTGTAAGTATTTCAACAGAAGCGACTCTACCATTCTGGAGTCTCATTTCAGCGTTTGTAGTCAACATACTGGCGCCATCTGGTGGCGGTCAATGGGCAGTTCAAGGTCCAATCATGGTTGAGGCTGCTCAGAATTTAGGAGCCTCCATACAGCAAACATCAATGGCCGTCATGCTAGGGGACGCATGGAATAATATGGTTCAGCCATTCTGGATCCTGCCCGTACTGGCAATTTCCAAGCTACCATTAAAAGCGGTTATGGGCTATATGGTTGTTATTATGCTTTGGCTTGGGGTTGTACATTGTACAATCTTCCTGCTTTGGGGATTTCTAGGATAA
- a CDS encoding 3-hydroxyacyl-CoA dehydrogenase NAD-binding domain-containing protein — MIETVTVIGAGTMGRSITQYFLQRNVNVLFVEEDESVMKDAISSIERQIEELEEKDFISTRKDDCISNLKTIQTLTGEISTDLVIEAIPEKMPLKQKIFAELEEKCNNTTIFATNTSGLSISEIASVLKHPERLIGTHFFTPAAIVPLVEVVKGEKTSEIVTNFVMDGLEELGKRPVLLKKEIPGFIGNRLQHAISREAISLLESGVASAEDIDTVVKWSIGLRMVLTGPIEQRDINGLNVHYDIASYLYKDLNNSSAPSPLLKEKIDKGETGLKEKKGFYDWDKVDYKNSIKEKDEKLLELIQLISQNKTRGD, encoded by the coding sequence ATGATTGAAACAGTTACGGTAATAGGGGCAGGTACGATGGGGAGGAGCATAACACAGTATTTTTTGCAAAGAAATGTAAACGTTTTGTTTGTTGAAGAGGATGAAAGCGTTATGAAAGATGCCATATCCTCAATTGAAAGACAGATAGAGGAATTAGAAGAAAAAGATTTTATTTCAACAAGGAAAGATGACTGCATTTCGAACCTTAAAACAATTCAAACATTAACGGGTGAAATTTCTACTGATCTTGTTATTGAAGCTATTCCGGAAAAAATGCCATTAAAACAGAAGATTTTTGCTGAATTAGAGGAGAAATGTAATAATACTACAATTTTTGCCACTAACACATCGGGTTTATCCATTTCTGAAATCGCTTCAGTATTAAAACACCCGGAGCGTTTAATTGGCACTCATTTTTTTACTCCGGCAGCAATCGTACCGTTGGTAGAAGTTGTTAAAGGTGAGAAGACTTCAGAAATAGTTACTAATTTTGTAATGGATGGACTGGAAGAATTGGGGAAAAGGCCAGTTCTATTGAAAAAGGAAATTCCGGGTTTTATTGGAAATCGGCTTCAGCATGCGATTTCCAGAGAGGCTATATCACTTCTTGAATCAGGTGTCGCGTCAGCCGAAGATATTGATACCGTTGTGAAATGGAGCATTGGTCTTCGTATGGTGTTAACCGGACCAATTGAACAACGCGATATCAATGGACTGAATGTTCATTATGATATTGCATCTTACTTATATAAAGATTTGAATAATTCTTCTGCTCCATCTCCCTTGCTAAAAGAAAAGATAGATAAGGGTGAAACAGGCCTTAAGGAAAAGAAAGGGTTTTACGATTGGGATAAAGTTGATTATAAAAACTCTATTAAAGAAAAGGACGAAAAATTACTGGAGCTCATCCAATTAATCTCACAAAACAAAACAAGGGGGGATTAA
- a CDS encoding IclR family transcriptional regulator domain-containing protein — MSIVERSNNLKESQDHIQSLEKGLKVIQIFSEQIPTLTTSEASKRTGYSRPTTRRILLTLERLGFAESKNGVFSLTAHALTLGYAYLSSQNMWNIAQPFMQEFVKQTGESSSIAVLDGTDIIYVARVPTKRIMTITLNVGSRLPAYATSMGHILLAHLSQEEFNKYIEKVKLDKLTDNTLTTKEELIAELKQVRKRGWAGVEQQLEEGLRSIAVPIRNAEGTVFAALNCSAHAGRISNEKLKDEYLPLLFKAADKISKGIATSLTIEQP; from the coding sequence ATGTCAATAGTAGAAAGATCAAATAATTTGAAGGAATCCCAAGATCATATTCAGTCATTGGAAAAGGGGTTGAAGGTCATTCAAATTTTTTCGGAGCAGATTCCAACACTTACAACCAGTGAGGCTTCCAAAAGAACCGGTTATAGCAGGCCAACTACACGTCGCATTCTCCTCACCCTAGAGCGTCTCGGATTTGCAGAATCCAAAAATGGTGTATTTTCATTAACAGCTCATGCTCTAACATTAGGTTATGCATATCTTTCTTCACAGAATATGTGGAATATTGCCCAACCATTTATGCAGGAATTTGTTAAACAAACAGGTGAATCCAGTTCAATTGCTGTACTCGATGGAACAGATATAATATATGTAGCCCGAGTTCCAACTAAACGCATTATGACGATAACGTTAAATGTCGGCTCACGTTTACCTGCATATGCTACGTCTATGGGACATATTCTCCTCGCTCATTTGTCACAAGAAGAATTCAATAAATATATAGAGAAGGTAAAATTAGATAAACTAACGGATAATACATTAACAACAAAAGAAGAATTAATAGCTGAATTGAAACAGGTACGTAAAAGAGGATGGGCAGGTGTCGAGCAACAACTGGAAGAAGGGCTTCGATCTATAGCAGTTCCCATTCGAAATGCGGAAGGTACAGTATTTGCAGCCCTCAACTGTTCCGCACATGCAGGGCGGATAAGTAATGAAAAACTAAAAGATGAGTACCTTCCATTGTTATTTAAAGCTGCAGACAAAATCAGCAAAGGGATTGCAACTTCTCTAACTATTGAGCAACCATAG
- a CDS encoding helix-turn-helix domain-containing protein: MVKVEILLNELLNRYNLSINQLHLLTGIRRATLSELASGKRQRVQLEHIEKIADALEIDDINEIITLRKNDDEV, encoded by the coding sequence TTGGTAAAAGTAGAGATTCTGTTAAATGAATTACTAAATCGATATAACTTAAGCATAAACCAGCTGCATTTGCTGACCGGAATTCGCCGGGCAACTCTTAGTGAACTGGCGAGTGGCAAACGACAACGAGTTCAGCTGGAGCATATTGAAAAAATTGCTGATGCGTTAGAGATTGATGATATTAATGAGATAATTACACTTAGGAAGAATGATGATGAGGTTTAA
- a CDS encoding PfkB family carbohydrate kinase, translating into MPKKQHLGVRRINSEKKVLVIGSAVIDIVVNIPRLPVSGEDVFSKSQEVIVGGCAYNVGNILKQLNASYDLMIPIGNGPNAAHIKEQMNADDHAPLMHNLNGDNGWCLSMVEANGERTFLTVPGIENSWKEEWFEKVDFSIYDYIYLSGYTFEGNSANVLLEQLQNKSKETAIIFDPSPRVSNINEEDLKALLKLDTIVHCNREELLSLSGLDNIEAGAKMIHQQTNNPVVVTLGGEGTLFVQDNISQICNGKDVPLIDTIGAGDTHIGAFITALLDGQSIETACTWGNDAASQVVQVQGGNVKLS; encoded by the coding sequence ATGCCAAAAAAACAACACTTAGGTGTCAGAAGGATAAATAGCGAAAAAAAGGTATTAGTTATTGGCAGTGCTGTTATTGATATCGTTGTCAATATACCAAGACTTCCTGTTAGTGGCGAAGATGTATTTTCCAAATCTCAAGAAGTGATCGTAGGTGGCTGTGCATATAATGTTGGAAATATACTAAAACAATTAAATGCCTCTTACGATTTAATGATACCGATTGGTAACGGTCCCAATGCTGCACATATAAAAGAACAAATGAACGCAGACGATCATGCTCCGCTAATGCATAACCTGAATGGAGACAATGGTTGGTGTTTATCTATGGTAGAGGCTAATGGAGAACGCACATTTCTTACTGTTCCAGGTATAGAAAACAGCTGGAAGGAAGAATGGTTTGAGAAAGTAGATTTTAGTATCTATGATTATATTTATTTGTCTGGGTATACGTTTGAAGGCAACTCTGCAAACGTATTGCTCGAACAGTTGCAGAATAAAAGTAAGGAAACAGCTATTATCTTTGATCCTTCTCCGCGAGTAAGTAACATAAATGAGGAAGATTTGAAAGCGTTGTTAAAATTGGACACTATTGTTCACTGTAACCGGGAGGAGCTTTTATCTCTAAGTGGACTTGATAATATAGAAGCAGGGGCAAAGATGATCCATCAGCAAACAAATAACCCCGTTGTAGTTACACTGGGCGGAGAAGGTACATTATTTGTACAGGATAATATATCCCAAATTTGCAACGGGAAAGATGTTCCCTTAATTGATACTATAGGGGCAGGTGATACACATATTGGAGCTTTTATCACAGCTTTACTTGATGGACAATCTATCGAAACGGCATGTACATGGGGAAATGATGCTGCTTCACAAGTTGTGCAGGTACAGGGTGGGAACGTGAAATTGTCTTGA